Proteins from a single region of Streptomyces glaucescens:
- a CDS encoding gamma-glutamylcyclotransferase codes for MSLYAAYAGNLDARLMNRRAPHSPLRATGWLNGWRLTFGGEQLGWEGALATIVEDPLSQVFVALYDIAPMDEESLDRWVGLDLDVYRRLQVRVHTLDGEEPAWVYVLNGYEGGLPSARYLGEIADAAESAGAPHDYVMELRKRPC; via the coding sequence ATGTCGCTCTACGCCGCCTACGCCGGCAATCTCGACGCGCGGCTGATGAACCGCCGCGCTCCCCACTCGCCGCTCCGCGCCACGGGCTGGCTGAACGGCTGGCGACTGACCTTCGGCGGCGAGCAGCTCGGCTGGGAGGGCGCCCTCGCCACGATCGTCGAGGACCCGCTCTCCCAGGTGTTCGTGGCCCTCTACGACATCGCCCCGATGGACGAGGAGTCCCTGGACCGCTGGGTCGGCCTGGACCTCGACGTCTACCGCCGTCTCCAGGTCCGCGTCCACACCCTCGACGGCGAGGAGCCGGCCTGGGTCTACGTCCTCAACGGCTACGAGGGCGGCCTGCCCTCCGCCCGCTATCTGGGCGAAATCGCCGACGCGGCCGAGTCCGCCGGAGCCCCCCACGACTACGTCATGGAACTCCGCAAACGCCCCTGCTGA
- a CDS encoding NAD(P)H-quinone dehydrogenase, protein MEYVTRIVIIGGGPGGYEAALVAAQLGAEVTVVDCDGLGGASVLTDCVPSKTLIATAEVMTTFDSSYEELGIIVADDTPHIDTPARVVGVDLGKVNRRVKRLALAQSHDITASVTRAGARVVRGRGRLEGQQGQDGSRKVVVRAADGSEETLVADAVLIATGGHPRELADARPDGERILNWTQVYDLNELPEELIVVGSGVTGAEFAGAYQALGSKVTLVSSRDRVLPGEDPDAAAVLEDVFRRRGMNVMARSRAQSAKRVGDRVEVTLADGRVITGTHCLMAVGAIPNTEGMGLEEAGVRLRDSGHVWTDKVSRTTAPGVYAAGDVTGVFALASVAAMQGRIAMYHFLGDAVAPLNLKTVSSNVFTDPEIATVGYTQADVDAGKIDARVVKLPLLRNPRAKMQGIRDGFVKIFCRPGTGIVVGGVVVAPRASELIHPISIAVDNNLTVEQIANAFTVYPSLSGSIAEVARQLHTRKAGDGG, encoded by the coding sequence ATGGAGTACGTGACTCGGATCGTGATCATCGGTGGCGGACCCGGCGGATACGAAGCGGCGCTGGTCGCCGCTCAGCTCGGTGCGGAGGTGACCGTCGTCGACTGCGACGGTCTGGGCGGGGCGTCGGTGCTGACCGACTGCGTGCCGTCGAAGACGCTCATCGCGACGGCCGAGGTGATGACCACCTTCGACTCGTCGTACGAGGAGCTGGGGATCATCGTCGCGGACGACACCCCGCACATCGACACGCCCGCGCGGGTGGTGGGCGTCGACCTCGGCAAGGTCAACCGGCGGGTGAAGCGGCTGGCGCTCGCCCAGTCGCACGACATCACGGCGTCCGTGACGCGCGCCGGCGCCCGGGTGGTGCGCGGGCGCGGACGGCTCGAGGGGCAGCAGGGCCAGGACGGGTCGCGCAAGGTCGTGGTGCGCGCCGCCGACGGCAGCGAGGAGACGCTCGTCGCCGACGCCGTGCTGATCGCCACGGGCGGGCACCCGCGAGAGCTGGCCGACGCCCGGCCCGACGGCGAGCGGATCCTGAACTGGACCCAGGTGTACGACCTGAACGAGCTCCCCGAGGAGCTGATCGTGGTCGGGTCCGGTGTCACCGGCGCCGAGTTCGCCGGTGCCTACCAGGCGCTCGGCTCGAAGGTCACCCTGGTGTCGTCCCGGGACCGGGTGCTGCCCGGCGAGGACCCGGACGCCGCGGCCGTCCTCGAGGACGTCTTCCGGCGGCGCGGCATGAACGTCATGGCGCGCTCGCGCGCCCAGTCCGCCAAACGGGTGGGCGACCGCGTCGAGGTCACCCTCGCCGACGGGCGGGTCATCACCGGCACGCACTGCCTGATGGCCGTCGGCGCCATCCCGAACACCGAGGGCATGGGCCTGGAGGAGGCCGGGGTCAGGCTGCGCGACTCCGGGCACGTCTGGACCGACAAGGTGTCCAGGACCACCGCGCCCGGTGTCTACGCCGCCGGTGACGTGACCGGGGTGTTCGCGCTCGCCTCGGTGGCCGCCATGCAGGGCCGTATCGCCATGTACCACTTCCTGGGCGACGCCGTGGCGCCGCTGAACCTGAAGACCGTGTCGTCGAACGTCTTCACGGACCCGGAGATCGCGACCGTCGGGTACACCCAGGCGGACGTCGACGCCGGGAAGATCGACGCGCGCGTGGTGAAGCTGCCGCTGCTGCGCAACCCGCGCGCGAAGATGCAGGGCATCCGGGACGGCTTCGTCAAGATCTTCTGCCGGCCGGGGACGGGGATCGTGGTCGGCGGGGTCGTCGTGGCGCCGCGCGCTTCGGAACTGATCCATCCCATCTCGATCGCCGTCGACAACAATCTGACGGTCGAACAGATCGCGAACGCCTTCACCGTGTACCCGTCCCTGTCGGGCTCGATCGCCGAGGTGGCGCGGCAGCTCCACACCCGCAAGGCGGGCGACGGCGGCTGA
- a CDS encoding DeoR/GlpR family DNA-binding transcription regulator — translation MVRANGAVSLRELARVVQTSEVTVRRDVRALEAEGLLDRRHGGAVLPGGFTRESGFPQKSHLATAEKTAIADLAATFVEEGEAIVVGAGTTTQELARRLARIPGLTVVTNSLLVAQALAHANRVEVVMTGGTLRGSNYALVGSGAEQSLQGLRVSRAFLSGSGLTAERGLSTSNMLSASVDRALVQAAAEVVVLADHTKLGTDTMFQTVPTDVITRLVTDEPPAHDDRAATELQALADQGVQIAVAGTGASGNAGGHGSAGGEPAGPGRPQRRDVPLPGPRRGQVPGGQPFRTAGVMGEREQSPGAERERARVADLRRR, via the coding sequence ATGGTGCGAGCGAACGGAGCCGTGTCGCTCCGTGAGCTCGCCCGCGTCGTCCAGACCTCCGAAGTGACCGTACGACGGGACGTGCGCGCCCTGGAGGCAGAAGGACTCCTCGACCGCCGGCACGGCGGTGCGGTACTGCCGGGCGGGTTCACGCGGGAGTCCGGCTTTCCGCAGAAGTCTCATCTCGCGACCGCCGAGAAGACGGCCATCGCCGACCTCGCCGCCACCTTCGTCGAGGAGGGCGAGGCCATCGTGGTCGGGGCGGGCACCACCACCCAGGAACTGGCCCGCCGGCTGGCCCGGATCCCGGGGCTGACCGTGGTCACCAACTCCCTCCTGGTGGCGCAGGCCCTCGCCCACGCCAACCGGGTGGAGGTCGTCATGACCGGCGGCACGCTGCGCGGGTCCAACTACGCCCTCGTCGGCTCCGGCGCCGAGCAGTCCCTCCAGGGCCTCAGGGTCTCCCGGGCCTTCCTCTCCGGGAGCGGGCTCACCGCCGAGCGCGGGCTGTCCACGTCCAACATGCTCTCCGCCTCCGTCGACCGCGCGCTCGTCCAGGCCGCCGCCGAGGTCGTGGTCCTCGCCGACCACACCAAGCTCGGCACGGACACCATGTTTCAGACCGTGCCCACGGACGTCATCACCCGTCTCGTCACCGACGAGCCCCCGGCCCACGACGACCGCGCGGCCACCGAGCTCCAGGCCCTGGCCGACCAGGGCGTCCAGATCGCCGTCGCGGGCACCGGTGCCTCGGGAAACGCCGGGGGCCACGGCAGCGCGGGGGGTGAGCCGGCCGGGCCGGGCCGCCCGCAGCGCCGGGACGTCCCGCTGCCGGGCCCGCGCCGTGGCCAGGTCCCCGGCGGCCAGCCGTTCCGGACGGCCGGGGTGATGGGGGAGCGTGAGCAGTCCCCGGGTGCCGAGCGGGAACGGGCGCGCGTCGCCGACCTGCGGCGGCGCTGA
- a CDS encoding acetyl/propionyl/methylcrotonyl-CoA carboxylase subunit alpha: MRKVLIANRGEIAVRVARACRDAGIASVAVYADPDRDALHVRAADEAFALGGDTPATSYLDIEKVLKAARESGADAIHPGYGFLSENAEFAQAVLDAGLIWIGPPPQAIRDLGDKVAARHIAQRAGAPLVAGTSDPVSGADEVVAFAEEHGLPIAIKAAFGGGGRGLKVARTLEEVPELYDSAVREAVAAFGRGECFVERYLDKPRHVETQCLADQHGNVVVVSTRDCSLQRRHQKLVEEAPAPFLSDEQVAELYRASKAILKEAGYVGAGTVEFLVGVDGTISFLEVNTRLQVEHPVTEEVAGIDLVREMFRIADGEELGYGDPELRGHSFEFRINGEDPGRNFLPAPGTVTRFDPPSGPGVRLDAGVESGSVIGPAWDSLLAKLIVTGATREQALQRAARALEEFQVEGMATAIPFHRAVVKDPAFAPELTGSTDPFTVHTRWIETEFVNDIKPFTAPADAAEADEETGRETVVVEVGGKRLEVSLPSSLGMSLARTGLAAGAKPKRRAAKKSGPVASGDTLASPMQGTIVKIAVEEGQEVQEGDLVVVLEAMKMEQPLNAHKSGTIKGLAAEVGASVTSGAAICEIKD, from the coding sequence GTGCGCAAGGTGCTCATCGCCAACCGTGGCGAAATCGCTGTCCGCGTTGCCCGGGCCTGCCGGGATGCCGGTATCGCGAGCGTGGCCGTCTACGCCGACCCGGACCGGGACGCTCTGCATGTCCGCGCCGCGGATGAGGCGTTCGCCCTGGGCGGTGACACTCCGGCCACCAGCTACCTCGACATCGAGAAGGTGCTGAAGGCCGCCCGGGAGTCCGGCGCCGACGCGATCCACCCCGGGTACGGCTTCCTCTCCGAGAACGCCGAGTTCGCCCAGGCCGTCCTGGACGCCGGGCTGATCTGGATCGGCCCGCCCCCGCAGGCCATCCGCGACCTCGGCGACAAGGTCGCCGCCCGGCACATCGCGCAGCGCGCCGGCGCGCCGCTCGTCGCCGGCACCTCCGACCCGGTCTCCGGGGCCGACGAGGTCGTGGCCTTCGCCGAGGAGCACGGCCTGCCGATCGCCATCAAGGCCGCCTTCGGCGGCGGTGGCCGTGGCCTGAAGGTCGCCCGCACCCTCGAAGAGGTCCCCGAGCTGTACGACTCGGCGGTCCGCGAGGCGGTCGCCGCCTTCGGCCGCGGCGAGTGCTTCGTCGAGCGCTACCTGGACAAGCCCCGCCACGTCGAGACCCAGTGCCTCGCCGACCAGCACGGCAACGTGGTCGTCGTCTCCACCCGCGACTGCTCCCTCCAGCGCCGCCACCAGAAGCTCGTCGAGGAGGCCCCCGCGCCGTTCCTCTCGGACGAGCAGGTCGCCGAGCTGTACCGCGCCTCCAAGGCCATCCTCAAGGAGGCCGGCTACGTCGGCGCGGGCACCGTGGAGTTCCTGGTCGGCGTGGACGGCACCATCTCCTTCCTGGAGGTCAACACCCGCCTCCAGGTCGAGCACCCCGTCACCGAGGAGGTCGCGGGCATCGACCTGGTGCGCGAGATGTTCCGGATCGCCGACGGCGAGGAGCTCGGCTACGGCGACCCCGAGCTGCGCGGTCACTCGTTCGAGTTCCGCATCAATGGCGAGGACCCGGGCCGCAACTTCCTGCCGGCCCCCGGCACCGTCACCCGGTTCGACCCGCCGTCCGGCCCGGGCGTGCGCCTGGACGCCGGCGTCGAGTCCGGCTCGGTCATCGGCCCGGCCTGGGACTCCCTGCTCGCCAAGCTGATCGTCACCGGCGCCACCCGTGAGCAGGCCCTCCAGCGGGCCGCCCGCGCCCTGGAGGAGTTCCAGGTCGAGGGCATGGCGACGGCCATCCCGTTCCACCGCGCGGTGGTGAAGGACCCGGCGTTCGCCCCCGAGCTGACCGGCTCGACCGACCCGTTCACGGTCCACACCCGCTGGATCGAGACCGAGTTCGTCAACGACATCAAGCCGTTCACCGCGCCTGCCGACGCCGCCGAGGCGGACGAGGAAACGGGCCGTGAGACGGTCGTCGTGGAGGTCGGCGGCAAGCGCCTGGAGGTGTCCCTGCCGTCCTCGCTCGGCATGTCGCTGGCCCGCACGGGTCTGGCGGCCGGCGCCAAGCCGAAGCGGCGCGCGGCGAAGAAGTCGGGCCCGGTGGCCTCCGGCGACACCCTCGCCTCCCCGATGCAGGGCACGATCGTGAAGATCGCCGTGGAGGAGGGCCAGGAGGTCCAGGAAGGCGACCTGGTCGTCGTCCTGGAGGCCATGAAGATGGAGCAGCCGCTCAACGCCCACAAGTCGGGCACCATCAAGGGCCTGGCCGCCGAGGTCGGCGCCTCGGTCACGTCGGGCGCCGCGATCTGCGAGATCAAGGACTGA
- a CDS encoding Maf family protein, whose amino-acid sequence MTDQPRRRLVLASQSPARLGLLRQAGLDPEVIVSGVDEDAVTAPTPAELALALAEAKASVVAAKPEVMGAIVIGCDSVLDLDGRALGKPDDAEEATARWKSMRGRAGTLQTGHCVYDTTSGRYASATASTVVRFGDPTDEEIAAYVASGEPLHVAGAFTLDGRSAPFIDGIDGDHGNVIGISLPLVRRLLAQLGINITDLWR is encoded by the coding sequence ATGACTGATCAGCCGCGCCGCCGACTCGTGCTCGCCTCCCAGTCCCCCGCCCGGCTGGGCCTGCTCCGCCAGGCCGGGCTCGACCCCGAGGTGATCGTGAGCGGCGTCGACGAGGACGCCGTCACCGCCCCCACCCCCGCCGAACTGGCCCTCGCCCTCGCCGAGGCCAAGGCGTCCGTGGTGGCCGCGAAGCCGGAGGTCATGGGGGCGATCGTGATCGGCTGCGACTCGGTGCTCGACCTGGACGGCCGGGCGCTCGGCAAGCCGGACGACGCCGAGGAGGCCACCGCCCGCTGGAAGTCCATGCGCGGCCGGGCCGGCACCCTCCAGACGGGCCACTGCGTCTACGACACCACATCCGGCCGCTACGCCTCGGCCACCGCCTCCACCGTCGTCCGCTTCGGTGATCCCACCGACGAGGAGATCGCCGCCTACGTCGCCTCCGGGGAGCCGCTCCACGTCGCCGGCGCCTTCACGCTGGACGGCCGTTCGGCCCCGTTCATCGACGGCATCGACGGCGACCACGGCAATGTGATCGGCATCAGCCTGCCCCTCGTCCGCAGACTGCTGGCCCAGCTCGGGATCAACATCACCGACCTGTGGAGGTGA
- the mmpB gene encoding morphogenic membrane protein MmpB yields MLWSDPENEPPEELRDMQEKLRRLGLLMAVAMVLAMVVLGVR; encoded by the coding sequence ATGCTGTGGTCCGACCCCGAGAACGAGCCGCCCGAGGAACTGCGCGACATGCAGGAGAAACTGCGGCGGCTGGGCCTTCTCATGGCGGTGGCCATGGTGCTCGCGATGGTCGTGCTGGGCGTGCGGTGA
- a CDS encoding SGNH/GDSL hydrolase family protein — MSFTTAWTASPQPPSEGFTPNWSREGFWAQSLRQVVRLTAGGDRIRVRLSNAYGTSKLRIAGATVARTSAGAAVEPGSARRLTFDGAPRAVVPARGQLVSDPAELPLAAGESLSVTLHLDAVTGPATFHAQAFTPSYRGAGDLLADTGGTGFTETTESWYFLSAVETDAGRADGIALLGDSVTDGFGSTPGTDRRWSDQLARRTGRPVANAGIGGNLLLNDSAWYGEKAVHRLRRDVLGHPGLDTLVVLLGLNDIGFSETDEQPTYHPAPVVEADELVTGHRRLIRQARGAGLRVVGATLLPFGGSDHWGEHAAKAGSELNEWIRGSGEYDAVADLNRALADPADPDRLHPAYDFGDHLHPNDAGYAVMAEAVAAVL; from the coding sequence ATGTCGTTCACCACCGCCTGGACCGCGTCACCCCAGCCGCCCAGCGAGGGCTTCACGCCGAACTGGTCGCGGGAGGGCTTCTGGGCCCAGTCCCTGCGTCAGGTCGTGCGCCTCACCGCGGGCGGCGACCGGATCCGCGTCCGGCTCTCGAACGCGTACGGCACCTCGAAGCTGCGCATCGCCGGCGCCACGGTGGCCCGTACCTCGGCGGGGGCGGCCGTGGAGCCCGGCTCGGCTCGGCGGCTCACCTTCGACGGCGCGCCGCGGGCCGTCGTCCCCGCCCGTGGACAGCTCGTCAGCGACCCGGCGGAGCTGCCGCTGGCGGCCGGCGAGTCACTGTCCGTCACCCTGCACCTGGACGCCGTCACCGGCCCCGCGACCTTCCACGCGCAGGCCTTCACCCCCAGTTACCGCGGCGCGGGCGACCTGCTCGCCGACACCGGCGGCACCGGATTCACGGAGACCACCGAGTCCTGGTACTTCCTCTCCGCCGTCGAGACCGACGCCGGACGCGCCGACGGCATCGCCCTCCTCGGCGACTCCGTCACCGACGGCTTCGGCTCCACCCCGGGCACCGACCGCCGCTGGTCCGACCAGCTCGCCCGCCGCACCGGACGGCCCGTCGCCAATGCCGGGATCGGCGGGAACCTGCTGCTCAACGACTCGGCCTGGTACGGCGAGAAGGCGGTCCACCGGCTGCGCCGGGACGTCCTCGGCCACCCGGGCCTGGACACGCTCGTGGTGCTGCTCGGCCTGAACGACATCGGGTTCAGCGAGACCGACGAACAGCCCACCTACCACCCGGCCCCGGTGGTGGAGGCGGACGAACTCGTCACGGGCCACCGGCGGCTGATACGGCAGGCACGCGGAGCGGGCCTGCGCGTGGTGGGCGCGACCCTGCTGCCGTTCGGCGGCTCCGACCACTGGGGCGAGCACGCCGCCAAGGCCGGCAGCGAACTCAACGAGTGGATCCGCGGCTCGGGGGAGTACGACGCGGTGGCCGACCTGAACCGCGCCCTGGCCGACCCGGCGGACCCGGACCGGCTGCACCCGGCGTACGACTTCGGCGACCACCTGCACCCCAACGACGCGGGGTACGCGGTGATGGCCGAAGCCGTCGCCGCCGTGCTGTGA
- a CDS encoding acyl-CoA carboxylase epsilon subunit, with translation MNIKVVRGNPTPEELAAALAVVRVRAAAAAAPPPGAPAPRDSWADPSRIAARRLPQPGPVTWARTYWPS, from the coding sequence ATGAACATCAAGGTCGTACGGGGAAACCCGACCCCGGAGGAGCTGGCCGCCGCACTGGCGGTGGTCCGGGTCCGCGCCGCGGCGGCCGCCGCCCCGCCGCCCGGCGCGCCCGCTCCCCGGGACTCCTGGGCGGACCCGTCCCGGATCGCCGCCCGCCGGCTGCCGCAGCCGGGCCCGGTGACCTGGGCGCGCACCTACTGGCCGAGCTGA
- a CDS encoding acyl-CoA carboxylase subunit beta, producing the protein MSEPEEIDIHTTAGKLADLQRRIEEATHAGSARAVEKQHAKGKLTARERIELLMDEGSFVELDEFARHRSSNFGLDRNRPYGDGVVTGYGTVDGRPVAVFSQDFTVFGGALGEVYGQKIVKVMDFALKTGCPVIGINDSGGARIQEGVASLGAYGEIFRRNTHASGVIPQISLVVGPCAGGAVYSPAITDFTVMVDQTSHMFITGPDVIKTVTGEDVGFEELGGARTHNTASGVAHHMAGDEKDAIEYVKQLLSYLPSNNLSEPPAFPEEADLELSDEDRELDTIVPDSANQPYDMHTVIEHVLDDAEFFETQPLFAPNILTGFGRVEGRPVGVVANQPMQFAGCLDIDASEKAARFVRTCDAFNVPVLTFVDVPGFLPGVDQEHTGIIRRGAKLIYAYAEATVPLITVITRKAFGGAYDVMGSKHLGADLNLAWPTAQIAVMGAQGAVNILHRRTLAEAEANGEDVEATRARLMREYEDALLNPYVAAERGYVDAVIMPSETRRHIVRGLRQLRTKRESLPPKKHGNIPL; encoded by the coding sequence ATGTCCGAGCCGGAAGAGATCGACATCCACACGACCGCGGGCAAGCTCGCGGATCTCCAGCGCCGGATCGAGGAGGCGACGCACGCCGGCTCCGCCCGCGCCGTGGAGAAGCAGCACGCCAAGGGCAAACTGACGGCTCGTGAGCGGATCGAGCTGCTGATGGACGAGGGTTCCTTCGTCGAGCTGGACGAGTTCGCCCGGCACCGCTCCAGCAACTTCGGGCTCGACAGGAACCGTCCCTACGGCGACGGCGTGGTCACCGGCTACGGCACCGTCGACGGCCGCCCGGTCGCGGTGTTCTCGCAGGACTTCACCGTCTTCGGCGGGGCCCTCGGCGAGGTGTACGGCCAGAAGATCGTCAAGGTGATGGACTTCGCGCTGAAGACCGGCTGCCCCGTCATCGGCATCAACGACTCCGGCGGCGCCCGCATCCAGGAGGGGGTCGCCTCGCTCGGCGCATACGGCGAGATCTTCCGCCGCAACACCCACGCCAGCGGTGTGATCCCGCAGATCAGCCTGGTGGTGGGGCCGTGCGCGGGCGGCGCCGTCTACTCCCCGGCGATCACCGACTTCACGGTCATGGTCGACCAGACCTCGCACATGTTCATCACCGGCCCGGACGTCATCAAGACGGTCACCGGCGAGGACGTCGGCTTCGAGGAGCTGGGCGGGGCCAGGACCCACAACACGGCCTCCGGCGTCGCCCACCACATGGCGGGCGACGAGAAGGACGCCATCGAGTACGTCAAGCAGCTGCTGTCGTACCTGCCGTCGAACAACCTCAGCGAGCCCCCGGCCTTCCCGGAGGAGGCCGACCTGGAGCTGAGCGACGAGGACCGCGAGCTGGACACCATCGTCCCGGACTCGGCGAACCAGCCGTACGACATGCACACCGTCATCGAGCACGTCCTCGACGACGCGGAGTTCTTCGAGACGCAGCCGCTGTTCGCGCCGAACATCCTCACCGGGTTCGGCCGGGTCGAGGGCCGCCCGGTCGGTGTCGTCGCCAACCAGCCGATGCAGTTCGCGGGCTGCCTGGACATCGACGCGAGCGAGAAGGCCGCCCGCTTCGTGCGGACCTGCGACGCGTTCAACGTGCCGGTGCTGACGTTCGTGGACGTGCCCGGCTTCCTGCCGGGTGTCGACCAGGAGCACACCGGCATCATCCGCCGCGGCGCCAAGCTGATCTACGCCTACGCCGAGGCGACCGTGCCGCTGATCACCGTGATCACGCGCAAGGCCTTCGGCGGTGCCTACGACGTGATGGGCTCCAAGCACCTGGGCGCCGACCTCAATCTGGCCTGGCCCACCGCCCAGATCGCGGTCATGGGCGCGCAGGGCGCCGTCAACATCCTGCACCGCCGCACCCTCGCCGAGGCGGAGGCGAACGGTGAGGACGTCGAGGCCACCCGTGCGCGGCTGATGCGGGAGTACGAGGACGCCCTCCTCAACCCCTACGTCGCGGCCGAGCGCGGCTACGTCGACGCGGTGATCATGCCGTCGGAGACCCGCCGTCACATCGTGCGCGGTCTGCGTCAGCTGCGCACCAAGCGGGAATCCCTGCCTCCGAAGAAGCACGGCAACATCCCCCTGTAA
- a CDS encoding biotin--[acetyl-CoA-carboxylase] ligase — protein MTPRDASGDSRWSDLDRPPLNAAALRRALVREGGLWSDVEVVQSTGSTNSDLVARAAGGETPEGVVLVAEEQTSGRGRLDRQWTAPPRSGLFFSVLLRPAEVPVARWGWLPLLTGVAVATGLARTAGVDTALKWPNDLLVTVGGEERKAGGILAERAGADGVVVGVGVNVTLRAEELPVPQAGSLALAGAAGADRDPLLRGMLRALEDWYGRWRSAGGDPAACGLQDTYAAGCATLGRVVRAELPGDRSVVGEAVAVDGDGRLVIVTEEGVQEPVGAGDIVHLRPA, from the coding sequence ATGACGCCGCGAGATGCCTCAGGAGACAGCCGCTGGTCGGACCTCGACCGGCCGCCGCTCAACGCCGCCGCACTGCGCCGCGCCCTCGTCCGGGAGGGCGGCCTGTGGTCGGACGTGGAGGTGGTGCAGAGCACCGGCTCCACCAACAGCGACCTGGTGGCCCGGGCCGCCGGAGGGGAGACACCCGAGGGGGTGGTCCTCGTCGCCGAGGAGCAGACCTCCGGACGGGGCCGCCTCGACCGGCAGTGGACGGCACCGCCGCGCTCCGGCCTCTTCTTCTCCGTCCTGCTGCGCCCCGCCGAGGTCCCGGTCGCCCGCTGGGGCTGGCTGCCCCTGCTCACCGGCGTCGCCGTCGCCACCGGACTGGCCCGCACCGCGGGTGTCGACACCGCCCTCAAATGGCCCAACGACCTGCTGGTGACCGTGGGCGGCGAGGAACGCAAGGCCGGCGGCATCCTCGCCGAGCGGGCCGGAGCGGACGGCGTCGTCGTCGGCGTCGGCGTCAACGTCACCCTCCGCGCGGAGGAACTGCCCGTCCCCCAGGCGGGCTCGCTGGCCCTCGCCGGCGCCGCCGGCGCGGACCGCGACCCGCTGCTGCGGGGCATGCTGCGGGCCCTGGAGGACTGGTACGGCCGCTGGCGGTCGGCCGGCGGCGACCCGGCCGCCTGCGGCCTCCAGGACACCTACGCGGCGGGCTGCGCGACCCTCGGCCGCGTCGTCCGCGCCGAACTCCCCGGGGACCGCTCCGTGGTCGGCGAGGCTGTCGCGGTCGACGGAGACGGCCGACTCGTCATCGTCACCGAGGAGGGCGTGCAGGAACCGGTGGGCGCGGGCGACATCGTCCACTTGCGCCCGGCGTGA
- a CDS encoding adenylate/guanylate cyclase domain-containing protein — protein sequence MTVDDTGSGMGRNPAPDGTDPGEDPLALRLEQLILGAERRYTPFQAARSAGVSMELASRFWRAMGFADIGQAKALTEADVLALRRLAGLVEAGLLSEAMAVQVARSTGQTTARLAEWQIDSFLEGLTEPPEPGMTRTEVTYPLVELLLPELEEFLVYVWRRQLAAATGRVVQAADDEEMVDRRLAVGFADLVGFTRLTRRLEEEELGELVEAFETTAADLVAARGGRLIKTLGDEVLYAADDAGVAAEIALRLIETMANDETMPELRVGIAFGTVTTRMGDVFGTTVNLASRLTSIAPRDAVLVDSAFAEELIRTGEAPASEAEAAEAAAAAEKEGEQPPAYRFALQPMWQRPVRGLGVVEPWLLARRDGTA from the coding sequence GTGACCGTCGACGACACGGGCTCCGGCATGGGTCGTAACCCAGCGCCCGACGGCACCGACCCCGGCGAGGACCCCCTCGCCCTCCGTCTCGAACAGCTGATCCTCGGCGCCGAGCGCCGCTACACCCCCTTCCAGGCGGCCCGCAGCGCCGGCGTCTCCATGGAGCTGGCGTCCCGCTTCTGGCGGGCGATGGGCTTCGCCGACATCGGTCAGGCCAAGGCGCTCACCGAGGCGGACGTCCTCGCCCTGCGCCGCCTGGCCGGTCTCGTCGAGGCGGGCCTGCTGAGCGAGGCGATGGCGGTGCAGGTGGCCCGCTCCACCGGCCAGACCACCGCCCGTCTGGCCGAGTGGCAGATCGATTCCTTCCTGGAGGGCCTGACCGAGCCGCCGGAGCCCGGCATGACCCGCACCGAAGTCACGTATCCGCTGGTGGAGCTGCTCCTGCCGGAGCTGGAGGAGTTCCTGGTCTACGTCTGGCGGCGCCAGCTCGCCGCCGCGACCGGCCGGGTGGTCCAGGCCGCCGACGACGAGGAGATGGTGGACCGGCGGCTGGCCGTCGGCTTCGCCGACCTCGTCGGCTTCACCCGGCTCACCCGCCGCCTGGAGGAGGAGGAGCTGGGCGAGCTGGTCGAGGCATTCGAGACCACGGCCGCCGACCTGGTCGCCGCGCGCGGCGGACGGCTCATCAAGACGCTCGGCGACGAGGTGCTGTACGCCGCCGACGACGCGGGCGTCGCCGCGGAGATCGCACTGCGGCTGATCGAGACCATGGCGAACGACGAGACCATGCCGGAACTGCGCGTCGGCATCGCCTTCGGCACGGTGACCACCCGTATGGGCGATGTCTTCGGTACGACGGTGAACCTGGCCTCCCGGCTGACGTCCATAGCGCCCCGGGACGCCGTGCTGGTCGACAGCGCCTTCGCCGAGGAGCTCATCCGGACCGGTGAGGCGCCCGCCTCGGAGGCGGAGGCGGCCGAGGCCGCGGCCGCCGCGGAGAAGGAGGGCGAGCAGCCGCCGGCGTACCGCTTCGCGCTCCAGCCGATGTGGCAGCGGCCGGTGCGCGGCCTGGGTGTGGTCGAGCCGTGGCTGCTGGCCCGGCGGGACGGCACGGCGTAG